In a genomic window of Gossypium arboreum isolate Shixiya-1 chromosome 7, ASM2569848v2, whole genome shotgun sequence:
- the LOC108460190 gene encoding uncharacterized protein LOC108460190, whose translation MSTIEVKGPSLRGYRRRKALLDLNVPPTEIREQEGTSQQAGSEQLTAQPVQPPPPATIDVEAIDDDVIESSAIAFAAAKNNSRRSRGRTVVDVDSGRLARSTNNNLNRCRRLPPTPVVINCDWYINLESSPQSMVKEITKPQPLPKEPTFNCPICMGSLNEEMSTRCGHIFCKACINAAIAAQGKCPTCRKRVTVKELIRVFLPSAS comes from the exons ATGAGCACAATAGAAGTGAAGGGGCCTTCTCTTAGAGGGTATCGACGAAGGAAGGCACTCCTGGATCTCAATGTTCCTCCCACTGAAATCAGGGAACAGGAGGGTACTTCGCAGCAGGCTGGATCTGAGCAACTGACTGCTCAACCCGTACAGCCTCCACCACCTGCAACTATTGATGTTGAAGCTATTGATGATGATGTAATTGAATCTTCTGCTATAGCATTCGCAGCG GCTAAAAACAATTCTAGGAGAAGCCGTGGAAGGACTGTTGTTGACGTAGATTCAG GGCGGCTTGCTCGGTCAACTAATAATAACCTGAACAGGTGCCGGAGACTTCCTCCGACCCCAGTAGTTATCAATTGTGATTGGTATATCAATTTGGAGAGTTCACCGCAGTCTATG GTCAAGGAAATTACAAAGCCCCAGCCACTTCCCAAGGAGCCAACCTTCAATTGTCCGATTTGTATGGGTTCATTAAATGAGGAGATGTCAACAAGATGTGGGCACATTTTCTGCAAGGCATGCATCAACGCTGCAATAGCAGCCCAGGGAAAATGCCCAACTTGCAGAAAAAGAGTGACTGTAAAGGAACTAATTAGGGTCTTCCTTCCATCAGCCAGCTGA